The Halodesulfovibrio sp. MK-HDV genome contains the following window.
TCCACATTCGAACCCCAACCAATAAAGAAACATCCGTCACCAGATCAGAAAGACTATGAATACCATCCGCGGTAACGGCTCTACTGTTACCCATAATACCCGCAACTATCTTTACTGCGGCAAGAAGGACGTTAACAATAAGCCCGACCCAGGTAACTCTAGAAACAGCAGCGACTTGTTCCGCTCGTTTAGCTTCTTCTGTCATACGTCATCCATAAAAGTACAATGCAGGCTATTACAGCGTTACATTTTGAAAATTCATATCCATTAAATCATAGAAAAGAAGTGATTCTGAAGGAGTATTCCAACATAACATTTTAAGAACTTCATTAGCTTGTAAAGAAGCTGCCATCGCAACAGAAGGAGCTGGAGTACCAAGCACATCTTCAGCTGCACTGCCAGTACCCAATAGTTCTGCCGGACCAGTCTTTCCTGGCATAATAGTTCCCACGTATCCGCTTAAGCCGGCTACAGCTGCGGTAACCAGCGGGACATTACAAACAGTCGCTGCCTTTTGCAAATCAAGTCGTGTCTCCAGACCGCCAAGACAATCCACTACAATATCAACATGTTTTGCATAATCAATAAGCGCATCACCGCGTAAAAAGTGATCAACCCCAATGAAGTTAATCGACGGATTCACGCAACGCAGGCGCCTCTCAGCCCTTTTCGCTTTCTTTTCACCTAGAGATT
Protein-coding sequences here:
- a CDS encoding ThiF family adenylyltransferase is translated as MNSNFVLFHAIKEASESLILPNGETVSILTVRAVETFSKAEGTSFIEIEKAALEQEIFPERYVRNFSIISMKDQHKLLSSKVFVVGLGGLGGHVVEQLARLGVGTIVGADGDFFEPTNLNRQLNATFESLGEKKAKRAERRLRCVNPSINFIGVDHFLRGDALIDYAKHVDIVVDCLGGLETRLDLQKAATVCNVPLVTAAVAGLSGYVGTIMPGKTGPAELLGTGSAAEDVLGTPAPSVAMAASLQANEVLKMLCWNTPSESLLFYDLMDMNFQNVTL